A genomic segment from Nicotiana tabacum cultivar K326 chromosome 9, ASM71507v2, whole genome shotgun sequence encodes:
- the LOC107792775 gene encoding LOW QUALITY PROTEIN: zinc finger CCCH domain-containing protein 17 (The sequence of the model RefSeq protein was modified relative to this genomic sequence to represent the inferred CDS: deleted 2 bases in 1 codon) produces MVGPTPPLPQLQTQPPAPSSAEDEALKRNTDCVYFLASPLTCKKGSECEYRHSDMARLNPRDCWYWLHGNCLNPKCAFRHPPLDGFLEAQAPTVIGSSVAPVVSVAPMPQVPYASSKQGVPCVFFQRGICSKGDNCAFMHAPNSISSKPLQPPVSTASSETPIAKNAFGGIQNAVQGKKLPQTNHPKPSVLPKPVWKLENHLTKKENTFDEKVLPPNSVISRENTRYKPTSMPATNGNSLSGPNRVQQPIGLDDHSSMQNKDDEISREPSPGFDVLVDDELRGSDYYHDEDQYGGTRSNGGRNEYDMGDSADYDSVADIDRDMYRDGHGYDSYDRLQSRYAWEQPIASSERIPGGSAHLERRRYGTVDRPEQVKMSDLRHRLSKHRRGNGLKSVIGHDFSSEKNVEDRANKSSRRDAHYVPSHDSSLSGRLRGRIKLPVRSSSPTDRAELRLNREMDRARYRGRLSSERPQLSSYQGRLQDRIKGRVQEDLSNGDRNNRGPRLRKDIINDNNSNFVRPKSLVELKVRKTAESNEQNLNEQQHLGKRKFQKLDSGEDQSFKGPMSLQEILKRKRGGGAGMTSGGSEDDEHERKGQTVMTIGNVGMVDFPSAIIKNGSGLSIQQEEESKLAADHQSPLCRSANELEAEEEMIVEGADAQGHDEGYDQVDGDDDYEPVEGEDYTLDEGENGDLDDEYLDDDDDGDDFAKKLGVVSS; encoded by the exons ATGGTTGGCCCTACGCCGCCGCTGCCGCAATTGCAAACTCAGCCACCGGCACCTTCATCAGCTGAAGATGAAGCTCTCAAGAGAAACACCGATTGTGTCTATTTTCTCGCTTCTCCTCTCACTTGCAAAAAG GGAAGCGAGTGTGAGTACCGCCATAGTGACATGGCTCGGCTTAATCCAAGGGATTGCTGGTACTGGTTGCACGGAAACTGCTTAAACCCGAAGTGTGCATTCCGGCATCCT CCTCTTGATGGATTTTTGGAAGCTCAAGCTCCAACTGTTATAGGATCTTCTGTAGCTCCAGTGGTGTCTGTTGCACCTATGCCACAGGTTCCTTATGCTTCTAGTAAACAAGGCGTGCCCTGCGTATTCTTCCAGAGAGGGATTTGTTCAAAAGGTGATAACTGTGCATTCATGCATGCACCGAACTCCATTTCTAGCAAACCTTTACAACCTCCAGTGTCTACTGCATCTAGTGAAACACCAATTGCTAAGAATGCATTTGGTGGGATTCAAAATGCTGTGCAAGGGAAGAAACTTCCGCAAACAAATCATCCGAAGCCCAGTGTACTGCCTAAACCAGTTTGGAAACTGGAAAATCATCTGACTAAGAAAGAGAATACCTTTGATGAGAAGGTACTGCCACCAAATTCTGTCATAAGCAGAGAGAATACCAGGTACAAGCCAACAAGTATGCCTGCAACCAATGGCAATTCGCTCAGTGGCCCCAACAGGGTGCAGCAGCCCATTGGCCTTGATGATCACAGCAGCATGCAGAACAAGGATGATGAAATTTCAAGAGAGCCTTCTCCTGGTTTTGATGTTCTTGTGGACGATGAGCTAAGAGGTTCAGATTATTATCATGATGAAGATCAGTATGGTGGAACAAGGAGCAATGGGGGGAGAAATGAATATGACATGGGCGATTCTGCTGATTATGATTCAGTGGCAGATATTGACCGAGATATGTACCGTGATGGGCATGGATACGACTCATATGACAGGCTACAGAGTCGCTATGCTTGGGAGCAGCCTATAGCTTCTTCTGAGAGAATACCAGGGGGGTCAGCTCATCTTGAAAGGAGACGATATGGTACAGTAGATAGACCTGAACAAGTTAAAATGTCAGATCTGAGACATCGGTTGTCGAAGCATAGGAGAGGTAATGGTTTGAAATCTGTCATTGGTCATGACTTTTCAAGTGAAAAGAATGTTGAGGATCGAGCCAACAAGAGTTCTAGGAGGGATGCACACTATGTACCTTCACATGATAGTTCTCTTAGTGGTCGccttcgaggaagaataaagctTCCAGTTAGGTCATCTTCTCCGACTGACAGGGCTGAATTACGGTTGAATAGGGAAATGGATAGGGCAAGATATCGTGGTAGGTTGTCTTCAGAAAGGCCACAGCTGTCCTCTTACCAAGGAAGGCTTCAAGACAGAATAAAGGGAAGAGTGCAAGAGGATCTCAGTAATGGTGACAGAAATAACAGAGGTCCTCGTCTAAGAAAAGATATAATAAATGACAATAATTCCAACTTTGTGCGTCCTAAAAGTCTTGTTGAACTTAAAGTTAGGAAAACTGCGGAGAGCAATGAGCAAAATCTCAACGAGCAACAACACCTGGGGAAGCGTAAGTTCCAAAAGCTTGATAGTGGGGAGGATCAATCATTTAAAGGACCAATGTCTCTGCAAGAGATTCTGAAGAGGAAAAGAGGGGGTGGAGCTGGTATGACATCTGGTGGGAGCGAAGACGATGAACATGAAAGAAAAGGCCAGACAGTGATGACTATTGGGAATGTGGGAATG GTGGATTTTCCGTCTGCTATCATCAAAAATGGATCTGGCCTTTCTATTCAGCAGGAGGAAGAATCTAAGCTTGCTGCAGatcaccagtctcctttgtgccgcAGTGCAAATGAACTTGAAGCTGAAGAAGAGATGATTGTGGAAGGAGCAGACGCTCAAGGCCACGACGAAGGCTATGATCAGGTAGATGGCGATGATGACTATGAGCCGGTTGAGGGTGAAGATTACACATTAGATGAAGGTGAGAATGGTGACCTTGATGACGAATAcctggatgatgatgatgatggagaTGACTTTGCAAAGAAGTTGGGTGTTGTTTCCTCATAA